Proteins from a genomic interval of Treponema succinifaciens DSM 2489:
- a CDS encoding M15 family metallopeptidase, with product MKFSSSCFLRIFLFALLFFPCFGFSFSAFNLKGEEPELLSLFRKAYPDIQFKSEYNAFAGDWKILLSLEDRTAEFFWADGMFLPESEIENKNLYNSFLYKYDFALHDPADFTEEDIEKIRQFSSTENRTSVKGTPPFFYDFVYDCKTRVSLEQHIKKIPFLGKRSNAHERLREPLAKVEKEILESSKSDAEVKNFLDTLLSADSYSWRNISDSGNRSFHSLGVALDLLPRGWKQKNVYWAWRRDIDGDNWMRLPLERRWMPPQKVIEIFENNGFLWGGKWVIWDNMHFEYRPEVILFSRLRNKKNQ from the coding sequence ATTTTCTGCTTTTAATTTAAAAGGTGAAGAGCCTGAATTGCTTTCATTATTTAGAAAGGCTTATCCTGATATTCAGTTTAAAAGTGAGTACAATGCGTTTGCAGGCGACTGGAAAATTTTACTTTCGCTTGAAGACAGAACTGCTGAATTTTTCTGGGCGGACGGAATGTTTTTGCCTGAATCCGAAATTGAAAATAAAAATCTGTACAATTCTTTTCTATATAAATATGATTTTGCTCTGCATGACCCGGCGGATTTTACAGAAGAGGACATTGAAAAAATCCGGCAGTTTAGTTCTACAGAAAACAGAACAAGCGTCAAAGGAACTCCTCCGTTTTTTTACGACTTTGTGTATGACTGTAAGACAAGAGTTTCACTTGAGCAGCACATAAAAAAAATTCCGTTTCTTGGAAAAAGGTCAAATGCGCATGAACGTCTTAGGGAACCGCTTGCAAAAGTTGAAAAAGAAATTCTTGAAAGTTCAAAGTCTGATGCGGAAGTGAAAAATTTTTTAGATACACTTTTAAGCGCGGACAGTTATTCTTGGCGGAACATAAGCGATTCTGGCAACCGTTCATTTCATAGCCTTGGAGTTGCGCTTGATTTGCTTCCAAGAGGCTGGAAGCAGAAAAATGTATACTGGGCATGGAGACGGGATATTGACGGAGACAACTGGATGAGGCTTCCGCTTGAAAGAAGATGGATGCCACCACAAAAAGTAATTGAGATTTTTGAAAACAATGGATTTTTGTGGGGCGGAAAGTGGGTAATCTGGGACAATATGCATTTTGAATACCGCCCAGAAGTTATTCTTTTCAGCAGATTGCGGAATAAGAAGAATCAGTAA
- a CDS encoding [Fe-Fe] hydrogenase large subunit C-terminal domain-containing protein: MTKNLNTQTGKYRSVISVDKEKCVNCQRCIAVCPVKMCNNGSGDYVDFDEKLCIGCGSCIEACTHGARKGIDDAELFFDSLKKGEKIVAIVAPAAIVSFRGKDLELNGFLKSLGVEAVFDVSFGAELTTKSYVEYIKNKNPDCVISQSCPALVSFIETYRPELIKYLAPADSPMLHCAKMIKEFYTKYTGYKIAAISPCYAKRREFDETGICDYKVTMRSIQSYMEEKNIRIDSFPKVEYENPAAERGVLYSTPGGLMRTAERFVPSISEKTRKIEGNPKVFHYLAKFSEANKNKKPCFTLIDCLNCENGCNEGAGTTNKGMHLDEMESFVENRMHDRRSYWEQKGHSKKSALKKLNKAIDEFWKPGLYDRTYVDRSAYFHQKIKEPSQEEIQKIYRDMYKKTEADILNCGACGYEDCEQMAVAIYNGLNRPENCTHYTNILKDIMNEQHQEEVKQSVRKVVETGSEKLTENGRDVQTLATAARDMTESVSTSSSAVEEMIANINSINSILEHNAESVGLLDGATRKGMTGIENVAELVSKIEENSNGLSEMSSVIQKIASQTNLLAMNAAIEAAHAGNSGRGFAVVADEIRKLAENSGSEARKISDVLKNVKQLIDATFKDTVDVQKEFSEVVQLSGTVVEQEQTVRRAISEQNEGGKQLLQAVGSMRELTQTVKERTEKLLTDTNAIKESILELGK, encoded by the coding sequence ATGACAAAAAATCTAAACACACAAACTGGAAAATATCGTTCAGTAATTTCCGTAGACAAAGAAAAATGCGTAAACTGCCAAAGGTGCATTGCAGTGTGTCCTGTAAAAATGTGCAACAACGGATCTGGCGACTACGTTGACTTTGACGAAAAACTTTGCATAGGATGCGGCTCTTGCATTGAAGCCTGCACTCACGGAGCAAGAAAAGGAATTGACGACGCAGAACTTTTCTTTGACTCTCTTAAAAAAGGTGAGAAAATCGTAGCGATTGTAGCTCCAGCTGCAATTGTTAGCTTCCGTGGAAAAGATCTTGAGCTGAACGGATTTCTAAAGTCGCTTGGTGTAGAAGCTGTTTTCGATGTAAGTTTTGGCGCGGAGCTTACAACAAAATCCTATGTTGAATATATTAAAAATAAAAATCCAGACTGTGTAATTTCTCAGTCTTGCCCTGCCCTTGTTTCGTTTATTGAAACTTACCGTCCAGAACTCATAAAATATCTTGCGCCAGCTGACAGTCCCATGCTTCACTGCGCAAAAATGATAAAAGAATTTTATACAAAATACACCGGATATAAAATCGCGGCAATTTCGCCATGCTATGCAAAACGGCGCGAGTTCGATGAAACTGGAATCTGCGACTACAAAGTAACGATGCGCTCAATCCAAAGTTATATGGAAGAAAAAAACATTAGGATTGATTCATTTCCAAAAGTAGAATACGAAAATCCTGCCGCGGAACGTGGAGTTCTTTATTCAACTCCGGGCGGACTTATGAGAACCGCAGAACGCTTTGTTCCGAGTATTTCAGAAAAAACGCGCAAAATCGAAGGAAACCCAAAAGTTTTTCATTACCTTGCAAAATTTTCAGAAGCAAATAAAAACAAAAAGCCATGCTTTACTTTAATTGACTGTCTTAACTGCGAAAACGGATGCAACGAAGGTGCCGGAACCACAAACAAGGGAATGCACCTTGACGAGATGGAATCTTTTGTAGAAAACCGAATGCATGACCGCCGCTCATACTGGGAACAAAAAGGACACAGCAAAAAATCCGCTCTAAAAAAACTGAATAAGGCAATCGATGAGTTTTGGAAGCCCGGACTTTACGACAGAACCTATGTTGACAGAAGTGCATATTTCCACCAGAAAATCAAAGAGCCTTCGCAGGAAGAAATTCAGAAAATCTACAGAGATATGTACAAAAAAACAGAGGCGGACATTTTAAACTGTGGAGCCTGCGGATATGAAGACTGCGAGCAGATGGCAGTTGCAATTTACAACGGGCTGAACCGTCCAGAAAACTGCACTCATTACACAAACATTTTAAAGGACATAATGAACGAGCAGCATCAAGAAGAAGTAAAGCAGTCTGTGCGTAAAGTTGTTGAAACCGGATCTGAAAAACTTACAGAAAACGGACGCGATGTCCAAACATTGGCAACTGCCGCGCGGGACATGACAGAAAGCGTTTCAACTTCATCTTCTGCTGTTGAAGAAATGATTGCAAATATAAATTCTATAAATTCAATTCTTGAGCACAACGCTGAATCCGTGGGGCTTCTTGACGGAGCAACAAGAAAAGGAATGACAGGAATTGAAAATGTCGCTGAGCTTGTCTCCAAGATTGAAGAAAACTCAAACGGACTTAGCGAAATGAGCAGCGTTATTCAGAAAATCGCAAGCCAGACAAACCTTCTTGCCATGAACGCCGCAATTGAAGCCGCTCACGCAGGAAATTCCGGACGCGGCTTTGCAGTTGTAGCCGATGAAATAAGAAAACTCGCTGAAAATTCAGGCTCGGAAGCACGCAAAATTTCTGATGTCCTAAAAAATGTAAAGCAACTAATCGATGCAACGTTCAAGGACACAGTGGACGTTCAAAAAGAATTTTCAGAAGTTGTGCAGCTTTCTGGAACTGTAGTTGAGCAGGAACAGACTGTACGCCGTGCAATTTCAGAACAGAACGAAGGCGGAAAACAGCTTTTGCAGGCGGTAGGTTCAATGCGCGAACTTACTCAAACAGTAAAAGAACGCACAGAAAAACTTCTTACCGACACAAATGCAATAAAAGAAAGCATTTTGGAGCTAGGAAAATAA
- the argJ gene encoding bifunctional glutamate N-acetyltransferase/amino-acid acetyltransferase ArgJ encodes MQFIDGGVTAPKGFTANGMLCKIKESSTKNDLALIFSEKLCNAAGVFTQNKVKAESVKLTKENIANGKAQAVIANSGNANACTGEQGAKVARKMASLAADVLGINSGDVIVYSTGVIGKQLPVEKIEKNIQSLKDGLSKEGHKEARTAIMTTDTHYKECAVQTVIGGKTVRIGAMAKGSGMIHINMGTMLSVMTTDCAISSQMLENALRKSVAGTYNCVSIDGDTSTNDSLTILANGMAGNDEITCEGEDFEIFYEALNAINTQMAKKIAGDGEGATKLIECNVSGAKDVETARGLAKAVISSSLAKAAIFGSDANFGRFLCAMGYSGFDFSPEKTSITFESAENSMRTGATDFIGEQKGKRTSLKVFENGVPLDFDEALAKKVLQEAEIKINIECKDGTACGTAWGCDLTYEYVKINGDYRT; translated from the coding sequence ATGCAGTTTATTGATGGCGGAGTTACAGCTCCTAAAGGCTTTACGGCAAATGGAATGCTTTGCAAGATAAAAGAAAGCAGCACAAAAAACGACCTTGCGCTTATTTTTAGCGAAAAGCTTTGCAATGCTGCCGGCGTATTTACACAGAATAAAGTCAAGGCGGAAAGCGTAAAGCTTACAAAAGAAAATATTGCCAACGGAAAGGCTCAGGCTGTTATTGCAAACTCAGGAAACGCAAATGCTTGTACCGGCGAGCAGGGCGCGAAAGTTGCACGAAAAATGGCGAGCCTTGCAGCCGATGTTCTTGGAATAAATTCTGGCGACGTTATTGTATATTCTACAGGCGTAATCGGCAAGCAGCTTCCTGTTGAAAAAATCGAAAAGAATATTCAGTCTTTAAAAGACGGACTTTCCAAGGAAGGTCATAAAGAAGCCCGCACTGCAATAATGACAACGGACACTCATTACAAGGAATGCGCTGTACAAACTGTAATCGGCGGAAAAACTGTAAGAATCGGAGCAATGGCAAAAGGCTCTGGAATGATTCATATAAACATGGGAACGATGCTCAGCGTTATGACAACTGACTGTGCCATTTCTTCCCAGATGCTTGAAAATGCCTTGCGCAAATCTGTTGCCGGAACTTACAACTGCGTTTCAATTGACGGCGATACTTCCACAAATGACAGCCTGACTATTCTTGCAAACGGAATGGCTGGAAACGATGAAATCACGTGCGAAGGCGAAGACTTTGAGATTTTTTACGAAGCCTTGAATGCTATAAATACCCAGATGGCAAAAAAAATTGCAGGAGACGGAGAAGGCGCAACCAAGTTGATTGAATGCAATGTTTCCGGGGCGAAGGACGTTGAAACTGCGCGTGGTCTTGCAAAAGCCGTTATAAGCTCAAGCCTTGCAAAAGCCGCTATTTTTGGAAGCGATGCGAACTTCGGGCGTTTCTTGTGCGCAATGGGATATTCAGGATTTGACTTTTCTCCTGAAAAAACTTCCATAACATTTGAAAGCGCAGAAAATTCCATGCGGACTGGTGCGACTGATTTTATCGGCGAGCAGAAAGGAAAACGAACTTCGCTTAAAGTTTTTGAGAATGGAGTTCCTCTTGACTTTGATGAGGCATTGGCAAAAAAAGTTCTTCAGGAAGCAGAAATAAAAATCAACATTGAATGCAAGGACGGAACCGCTTGCGGAACTGCCTGGGGCTGTGATTTGACTTACGAATATGTTAAAATAAACGGCGATTACAGAACCTAA
- the argB gene encoding acetylglutamate kinase, with amino-acid sequence MNTIEPNIEEIDPRLDNAHWSDVLVQALPYFKHWVGKVVVVKYGGNAMLNADLKKHVMEDIVLLNTIGIHVVLVHGGGPEINNMLGRVGKESKFINGLRYTDAETMEIVQMVLTGKLNKDIVALLLENGGKAVGLSGVDSGLLKAVKIQKDGQDLGFVGEVTEVNPEILESLLEQNFIPVVSTVALGCDGDNVRYNINADTAAAKIAVALHAEKFVQLTNVPGVLKDVHDPKSLIQRIHIGDVEKYIDEGIIAGGMIPKIECCMLARNGGVPRTHIIDGRVPHSLLIEMFSDRGIGTMIY; translated from the coding sequence TTGAACACAATTGAACCTAATATAGAAGAAATTGATCCTCGGCTTGATAATGCGCATTGGTCCGATGTGCTTGTTCAGGCTCTTCCGTATTTTAAGCATTGGGTCGGAAAAGTTGTTGTCGTAAAGTACGGCGGAAACGCTATGCTTAATGCGGATTTGAAAAAGCACGTAATGGAAGATATTGTTCTATTAAACACAATTGGAATCCATGTTGTGCTTGTTCACGGCGGCGGTCCTGAAATCAACAATATGCTTGGAAGAGTCGGCAAGGAAAGCAAATTTATAAACGGACTTCGATACACTGACGCAGAAACAATGGAAATTGTCCAGATGGTTTTGACTGGAAAACTGAACAAGGACATTGTTGCTCTTCTTCTTGAGAACGGCGGAAAGGCTGTCGGCTTGAGCGGAGTTGATTCAGGACTTTTGAAGGCTGTGAAAATTCAAAAAGACGGGCAGGACTTGGGCTTTGTCGGGGAAGTTACAGAAGTGAACCCTGAAATTCTTGAGTCGCTTTTGGAGCAGAATTTTATTCCTGTAGTTTCGACCGTTGCCTTGGGCTGCGATGGAGACAATGTCCGTTACAATATAAATGCCGACACTGCCGCTGCGAAAATTGCTGTGGCTCTTCATGCTGAAAAATTTGTTCAGCTTACAAATGTGCCTGGTGTTCTAAAAGACGTGCATGATCCAAAGTCTTTGATTCAGAGGATTCACATTGGAGACGTTGAAAAATATATAGACGAAGGAATAATTGCAGGTGGAATGATTCCGAAGATTGAGTGCTGCATGCTTGCCCGCAACGGTGGTGTTCCTCGCACTCATATTATTGACGGCCGTGTTCCTCATTCACTTTTAATCGAAATGTTCAGCGACCGCGGAATTGGAACTATGATTTACTAG
- a CDS encoding acetylornithine/succinylornithine family transaminase: MGSKKVLNNYGSFDVVFKSGKGSVLTDINGKKYIDFLAGIAVNSLGHNFKPLIKAVSSQAKKQIHVCNYFLSDIGVKYADELLNATGFEGVFFGNSGAESNEAAIKLARKFGQLSGGAKRKTIVTLEHSFHGRTMATLTATGQDVFHPETFAPYVEGFKTIKPNDYGSLKDAFDDTTAALMMECVQGEGGVFPLDKEWAKAAADAARKAGAIVICDEVQTGMGRTGTLLASEQLGINPEVVTLAKAIAGGIPMGACLYRGKGNVFAAGDHQSTFGGNPLACRAASVVLHELLKNGFLSSVSEKGEYIQNTVKNWNLPCIEDVRGKGLMIGIQVSKNPVEVEKLCLEKGVLFSTAGKNVLRLVPPLNIGYKEIDKGLAIIKEVLEK, translated from the coding sequence ATGGGAAGCAAAAAGGTTTTAAATAACTACGGTTCTTTTGATGTTGTTTTTAAGAGCGGCAAAGGCTCTGTTCTTACAGATATAAATGGAAAAAAGTACATTGATTTTCTTGCAGGAATCGCAGTGAATAGCTTGGGACATAATTTTAAGCCTCTTATAAAAGCTGTGTCTAGTCAGGCGAAAAAGCAGATTCATGTTTGCAATTATTTTCTTAGCGACATCGGCGTAAAGTATGCTGATGAGCTTTTGAATGCTACAGGATTTGAAGGCGTGTTCTTTGGAAATAGCGGCGCGGAATCAAACGAGGCTGCGATAAAACTTGCCCGCAAATTTGGTCAGCTTAGCGGCGGCGCAAAAAGAAAAACTATTGTAACGCTGGAGCATTCTTTCCACGGACGCACAATGGCAACTCTTACTGCGACTGGTCAGGATGTTTTTCACCCGGAAACTTTTGCGCCTTATGTTGAAGGTTTTAAAACTATAAAGCCAAATGATTATGGTTCTTTAAAAGACGCTTTTGATGACACGACTGCCGCTTTGATGATGGAGTGTGTTCAGGGCGAGGGCGGCGTTTTTCCTCTTGATAAGGAATGGGCAAAGGCAGCCGCAGATGCAGCAAGAAAAGCCGGCGCAATTGTAATCTGTGATGAAGTTCAAACTGGAATGGGACGCACAGGAACTCTTCTTGCTAGCGAGCAGCTTGGAATAAATCCAGAAGTTGTAACGCTTGCAAAAGCTATTGCCGGTGGAATTCCAATGGGCGCTTGTCTTTACCGCGGAAAAGGAAATGTTTTTGCGGCTGGAGATCATCAGTCTACTTTCGGCGGAAATCCTCTTGCGTGCCGCGCGGCCAGTGTAGTTTTGCATGAGCTTTTAAAGAACGGATTCTTGTCTTCTGTTTCTGAAAAAGGCGAATATATTCAGAACACTGTAAAAAACTGGAATCTGCCTTGCATAGAAGATGTTCGCGGAAAAGGTCTTATGATTGGAATTCAGGTTTCAAAAAATCCTGTGGAAGTTGAAAAACTTTGCCTTGAAAAAGGTGTGCTTTTTTCTACAGCAGGAAAAAATGTCTTGCGCCTTGTTCCGCCTTTGAATATTGGCTACAAGGAAATTGACAAAGGTCTTGCCATCATAAAAGAAGTTCTTGAAAAATAA
- a CDS encoding DUF5312 family protein, with product MENKNLSAKSNFEVLASNLSKEERSDILSQIQQDKLDVSFPSEKSDNQFEQEKRREDKLTLSEKLRQEPLLFRFILWLKSLFLNSSIETVYNNSVLASLSKNLEHDFPDVIDCKNKLLLSGFYSGLLDLKRVREFFKPSFDSLEQDSGLFYFLLGFTVMPEIVQDIKSSCDVYSYSFEKPLPADIRNILFTKLDGIVSGISSEKKIKMSACSREFERLRMFVKIPLGTVMSKFSSGSSGRTCSFSQIKDDFDSLARILLGRFECSDTTLSVLFMSGIPQKDLWNCSTSSYEEIAEKVNSSSAEISLLNTFAEKIPLKKFGKVISENSLYSPLPLSYSDLWFQKFKEQWKVVLDKRLKMWNKDFKKSEIKKKLKIYFSLEDFPKYPSRPWKKVGADYTEKYESSIGFLNYYLKNEFPKYKQLLSTITLEGKFSIKENMYEFSDMISTLNSIITKNDFLVERLSSSGEYGSEITHYASSEKEPDKEKLRSILFEIEGNALDLADMFAKFLTGFENLLFAMLGEKSTVYYGPLANLNKIMGADNKEFKLNLEKFAHSVKFASEVLQAIIEMENISV from the coding sequence ATGGAAAATAAAAATTTATCAGCAAAAAGCAATTTTGAAGTTCTTGCGTCGAATCTTTCAAAAGAAGAACGCTCTGATATTTTGAGCCAGATTCAGCAGGACAAACTTGATGTTTCTTTTCCTTCTGAAAAATCTGACAATCAGTTTGAGCAGGAAAAGCGCAGAGAGGACAAGCTGACTCTTTCGGAAAAACTTAGGCAAGAGCCGCTTTTGTTCAGGTTCATTTTATGGCTGAAGTCTTTGTTTTTGAATTCAAGCATTGAAACTGTTTATAATAATTCCGTCCTGGCTTCTCTTTCAAAAAATTTGGAACATGATTTTCCTGATGTGATTGACTGCAAAAACAAGCTTCTTCTTTCTGGATTTTATTCCGGGCTTTTGGATTTAAAGCGTGTTCGTGAATTTTTTAAACCTTCGTTTGATTCTCTTGAACAGGATTCAGGTCTGTTTTATTTTTTACTTGGTTTTACCGTGATGCCTGAAATTGTTCAAGATATAAAATCTTCGTGCGATGTTTACAGTTATTCTTTTGAAAAGCCTTTGCCTGCGGACATTAGAAATATTCTTTTTACAAAGCTTGATGGAATTGTTTCTGGAATTTCTTCTGAAAAGAAAATAAAAATGTCTGCTTGCTCCCGTGAATTTGAGCGGCTTAGAATGTTTGTGAAAATTCCGCTTGGCACTGTCATGTCAAAATTTTCTTCCGGCTCTTCCGGGCGCACTTGTTCTTTTTCACAGATAAAAGATGACTTTGACAGCCTTGCAAGAATTCTTTTGGGGCGCTTTGAATGTTCTGACACAACTCTTTCTGTTCTTTTTATGTCTGGAATTCCCCAGAAAGATTTGTGGAACTGCTCGACTTCTTCTTATGAGGAGATTGCAGAGAAAGTAAATTCATCGTCTGCGGAAATTTCTTTGCTGAATACATTTGCAGAAAAAATTCCGCTTAAAAAGTTTGGAAAAGTAATTTCTGAAAATTCCCTTTATTCTCCATTGCCATTGAGTTACAGCGACTTGTGGTTTCAAAAATTCAAGGAACAATGGAAAGTTGTTTTGGACAAGCGGCTTAAAATGTGGAACAAGGATTTTAAAAAATCGGAAATAAAGAAAAAACTCAAAATTTATTTTTCACTTGAAGATTTTCCAAAGTATCCTTCGCGTCCCTGGAAAAAAGTCGGTGCGGACTATACTGAAAAGTATGAAAGCTCGATTGGCTTTTTGAATTATTATTTAAAGAATGAGTTTCCAAAATACAAGCAGCTTTTGAGCACAATTACTTTGGAAGGAAAGTTTTCAATAAAGGAAAATATGTATGAATTTTCTGACATGATTTCCACATTGAATTCTATTATTACAAAAAATGATTTTCTTGTTGAGCGGCTTTCATCTTCTGGAGAATACGGTTCTGAAATTACGCATTATGCTTCTTCTGAAAAAGAGCCAGATAAAGAAAAACTTCGCAGCATTCTTTTTGAAATTGAAGGAAATGCCTTGGATTTGGCTGATATGTTTGCAAAGTTTTTGACCGGCTTTGAAAATCTTTTGTTTGCTATGCTTGGCGAAAAATCAACAGTTTATTACGGACCGCTTGCAAATTTAAATAAGATAATGGGTGCGGACAATAAAGAGTTTAAATTGAATCTTGAAAAATTTGCACACAGCGTAAAATTTGCGTCCGAAGTCTTGCAGGCAATTATAGAAATGGAAAATATTTCAGTATGA
- a CDS encoding polyphenol oxidase family protein, giving the protein MSFLTGNFFYNGKPLSSAPLWGMSVLESGNMRFRWNETNSVRDNFFSSICAEKRKIAQPELIHSKTVYEVSSADEIFKKKGDGILTSNKFIIPAVTVADCMPIFVYDKNSNAFGVLHSGWKGTGIVKEAFFMLNKKYGSNTDDFCFVLGPHINSCCYSIDKDRAEYFAENFGSECVSFIDGNKYSLSLADANLFLLKKIGIPDGNVFVSKECTCCFKENGAFKYGSFRRQTSSLPQDLPLEEKQKHFTVQTAFVFYSF; this is encoded by the coding sequence ATGAGTTTTTTAACAGGAAATTTTTTTTATAACGGAAAGCCTTTGTCTTCTGCGCCTTTATGGGGAATGTCGGTTTTGGAATCTGGAAATATGCGGTTCAGATGGAATGAAACCAATTCTGTGCGTGATAATTTTTTTTCTTCTATTTGTGCTGAAAAAAGAAAAATTGCGCAGCCGGAACTCATACATTCAAAAACTGTTTATGAAGTTTCTAGCGCGGATGAAATTTTTAAAAAGAAGGGAGACGGAATTCTTACTTCAAATAAATTCATCATTCCTGCTGTAACTGTTGCGGACTGCATGCCGATTTTTGTTTATGATAAAAACTCAAATGCATTTGGTGTTCTGCATTCCGGCTGGAAGGGAACTGGAATTGTAAAGGAGGCTTTTTTTATGCTGAATAAAAAATATGGTTCTAATACTGATGACTTTTGCTTTGTTTTGGGACCGCATATAAATTCATGCTGTTATTCTATTGATAAAGATCGTGCTGAATATTTTGCAGAAAATTTTGGAAGCGAATGTGTTTCTTTTATCGATGGGAATAAATATTCATTGAGCCTTGCGGATGCGAATCTTTTTCTTTTGAAGAAAATCGGCATTCCTGATGGAAATGTTTTTGTGAGCAAGGAGTGTACTTGCTGTTTTAAGGAAAACGGAGCGTTTAAGTACGGCTCTTTTAGGCGGCAGACATCATCGCTTCCGCAGGATTTACCTTTGGAAGAAAAGCAGAAACACTTTACTGTCCAAACTGCATTTGTTTTTTATTCATTTTGA
- a CDS encoding argininosuccinate synthase, which produces MAVKEKVSEAAKAVKSTAKKAVKATTKVAKSAASKKDKVVLAYSGGLDTTVIIPWLKENYDYDVIAVCIDVGQGDDWKAIKSRALKTGASACYVVDARQEYIEEYVWPALKSNAIYEDEYLLGTSTARPLIGKILVEYARQEKAVAICHGATGKGNDQVRFELAIKAFAPDLKVIAAWRDPKWNMDSREAEIKYLEDRELEVPMKKDQSYSRDENIWHLSHEGLELEKTENEPNYKHMLKNTVVPEEAPAAGEYVKIDFEKGIPVAVNGKKMDALKLLLELNKIGGRNGIGLVDICENRCVGMKSRGVYETPGGAILYFAHRMLEHLCLDRDTYHYKQQLSIKIAELIYDGKWFTTLFDACMAFVDKTEETVTGWVKLKLCKGAIRGAGSYSKYSLYNESIASFKTGELYDHKDAQGFITLFGLPLKVRAMMEQQVGEGQAVLKSKKLKKRPTE; this is translated from the coding sequence ATGGCAGTTAAAGAAAAAGTTTCTGAAGCAGCAAAGGCTGTAAAATCCACTGCGAAAAAAGCTGTAAAGGCAACAACAAAAGTTGCAAAATCTGCGGCATCAAAAAAGGACAAGGTTGTCTTGGCTTATTCAGGCGGTCTTGATACAACTGTTATCATTCCATGGCTCAAAGAAAACTATGACTATGATGTTATTGCTGTCTGCATTGATGTTGGACAGGGAGATGACTGGAAGGCAATCAAGTCCCGCGCTTTGAAAACTGGAGCTTCTGCTTGTTATGTTGTAGACGCACGTCAGGAATATATTGAAGAATATGTTTGGCCGGCTTTGAAGTCAAATGCAATCTATGAAGATGAATATCTTCTTGGAACTTCTACTGCGCGTCCTCTTATTGGAAAAATTCTTGTTGAATATGCTCGTCAGGAAAAGGCGGTTGCAATCTGCCACGGAGCAACTGGAAAGGGAAATGACCAGGTTCGTTTTGAGCTTGCAATCAAGGCTTTTGCTCCAGACTTGAAAGTTATTGCGGCATGGCGTGATCCAAAATGGAACATGGATAGCCGTGAAGCTGAAATCAAATATCTTGAAGACCGCGAGCTTGAAGTTCCGATGAAAAAAGATCAGTCTTACAGCCGCGATGAAAATATCTGGCACTTGAGCCATGAAGGTCTTGAACTTGAAAAAACAGAAAATGAGCCTAACTACAAGCATATGCTTAAAAATACAGTTGTGCCAGAAGAAGCTCCCGCTGCCGGTGAATATGTTAAGATTGATTTTGAAAAAGGAATTCCTGTTGCAGTTAACGGCAAAAAAATGGATGCCCTTAAGCTTCTTCTTGAGCTTAACAAAATAGGCGGAAGAAACGGAATTGGTCTTGTTGATATCTGCGAAAACCGCTGTGTAGGAATGAAGAGCCGCGGTGTTTATGAAACTCCAGGTGGAGCGATTCTTTATTTTGCGCACAGGATGCTTGAGCATCTTTGCTTGGACCGCGACACATACCATTACAAGCAGCAGCTTTCTATAAAAATTGCAGAACTTATCTACGACGGAAAATGGTTTACAACTTTGTTTGATGCCTGCATGGCGTTTGTTGATAAAACAGAAGAAACTGTTACTGGCTGGGTAAAACTCAAATTGTGCAAGGGTGCAATCCGTGGAGCTGGCTCTTATTCAAAATACAGTTTGTATAATGAAAGTATTGCTTCGTTCAAGACTGGTGAATTGTATGACCACAAAGATGCGCAGGGCTTTATTACTTTGTTTGGCTTGCCTTTGAAAGTTCGCGCTATGATGGAGCAGCAGGTTGGAGAAGGTCAGGCTGTCCTTAAAAGCAAGAAACTTAAGAAACGCCCGACAGAGTAA